In the Oncorhynchus gorbuscha isolate QuinsamMale2020 ecotype Even-year linkage group LG05, OgorEven_v1.0, whole genome shotgun sequence genome, one interval contains:
- the LOC124035176 gene encoding stromelysin-3-like has product MMMMLTSILLPYVFTLQCLRSMHCSPVPEGSRYQAAPGWLQRSDLHNLKKRGRAHPQDTLKDTALTRGDPIRAALVTNSTEVSNRPRCGVPDYPMLKDVLYRGKHRQKRFVLFGGRLEKTDLTYKVVRFPWQMSEDKVRRVLQEALRVWSEVTPLTFTEVSSGKADIVIDFTRYWHGDNLPFDGPGGILAHAFFPQTHREGDIHFDYDEAWTLGNYMGTDLLQVAAHEFGHVLGLQHSREPGAVMSPYYSFSYPLELSEDDKLGIQYLYGHRPHIPPPSPLSPPPQITTETNEIISSIPDVCQTDFDAVSMIRGELFFFKSSYVWRIREGRLEAGYPALASRHWRGIPESIDAAFEDQSGSIWFFQGQSYWVFDAERQITGPEPVRRLGLSVSHIQAALLWGQDSSYNTYFFKSGSYWRFSPKENRVHSVYPRNMQDWSGIPSDVDAAFKDQHGYAHFIRGRQYWKFDPVEMNLLQGYPRYIGMDFFGCLNA; this is encoded by the exons atgatgatgatgctgactTCTATCCTTCTACCCTACGTCTTTACGCTGCAGTGCCTCCGAAGCATGCACTGTTCGCCAGTGCCAGAAGGAAGCAGGTACCAAGCGGCGCCG GGATGGCTCCAAAGGTCTGATCTCCACAAcctgaagaagagaggaagagcccATCCTCAGGACACACTCAAAGACACAGCCTTGACCAGAGGAGACCCTATAAGAGCAGCCCTGGTAACTAACAGCACTGAGGTGTCTAACCGCCCCCGCTGTGGCGTCCCTGACTACCCCATGCTGAAAGATGTCCTCTACAGGGGGAAACACAGGCAGAAACGCTTTGTCCTGTTCGGGGGGCGCTTGGAGAAGACTGACCTCACCTACAA AGTGGTTCGCTTCCCCTGGCAGATGAGTGAGGACAAGGTGCGGCGTGTCCTGCAGGAAGCACTGAGAGTGTGGAGTGAGGTCACACCCCTCACCTTCACTGAGGTCAGCAGTGGAAAGGCTGACATTGTCATCGACTTCACCAG GTACTGGCATGGAGATAACCTGCCCTTTGATGGGCCTGGGGGCATTCTAGCCCATGCCTTCTTCCCCCAGACCCACAGGGAGGGCGACATCCATTTTGACTATGATGAAGCATGGACCCTTGGCAACTACATGG GCACAGACCTCCTCCAAGTGGCTGCTCATGAGTTTGGGCATGTTCTGGGCCTGCAGCACTCCCGGGAACCGGGTGCAGTGATGTCCCCTTATTACAGCTTCTCCTATCCCCTAGAGCTGAGCGAGGATGACAAGCTGGGGATCCAATACCTGTACGGCCATCGTCCACATATCCCGCCCCCATCTCCACTATCACCACCGCCACAAATCACCACAGAGACCAATGAGATCATTAGTAGTATC cCTGACGTCTGCCAGACAGACTTTGATGCTGTGTCTATGATCCGTGGGGAGCTGTTTTTCTTTAAATCAAGCTATGTGTGGCGCATTCGGGAGGGGCGGCTGGAGGCGGGCTACCCCGCGCTGGCGTCCCGCCATTGGAGGGGGATTCCAGAGAGCATTGATGCTGCCTTTGAAGACCAATCAGGGAGTATCTGGTTCTTTCAAG gtcAAAGCTACTGGGTGTTTGatgcagagagacagatcacagggCCAGAACCTGTGCGGAGGCTCGGCCTGTCAGTCTCCCACATCCAGGCAGCCCTGCTCTGGGGCCAGGACAGCAGTTACAACACCTACTTCTTCAAGTCAGGCAGCTACTGGAGGTTCAGCCCCAAGGAGAACCGCGTCCACTCTGTCTACCCTCGCAACATGCAGGACTGGAGCGGCATCCCCAGTGATGTAGACGCAGCCTTCAAGGACCAACACG GCTATGCCCACTTTATCCGAGGGAGGCAGTACTGGAAGTTTGATCCTGTGGAGATGAATTTACTACAGGGGTATCCTCGCTATATTGGAATGGACTTCTTTGGCTGCCTAAATGCATGA